ttccaggcaagaacagtggagtgagttgccattcccttttccagaggatcttcccagcccagggatcgaacccgggtgtcccgtattcaaggcagattctttaccatctgagccaccggggaagcccctagatCTTTCTAAAATGATAGGACCGGTGGGTCTAGATGCACATGGTAAGGCCACGTTTAGGGAGCTGCCGCAAGCATTTGGAGCTTGTAGAGACTGTCTCAGCATGTGGAGCAGTGGTGGGGAGATTTCAGTCTCCTGCACCAGGAAAGGGGGTCCTGTGAGGCTTTCCGGTTTATCCCTAGAGAGCAAGGGTTTAACAGTGCTTGTTCATTCACTTCTACACAGATAGCCAACTTTCTGAGTTACATTTATTTACATGcgaaatttattcattcaatagtGTTGGATAAGGATGGTTATCCCTAACgttcataaaatggaaaaactaaGAATTACTGTATGAATaatatccctggaggagggcatggcaacccactccagtattcttgcctagagaatcccatggacaagaggagcctggcggggctatggtccatggggtcgcaaagagttgggtacaactgaATCCACTTAGTACGCAGGCATGTAACGAATAATttaccaagtgaaagtgaagtcgctcagtcgtgtccaactctttgcaactctatggactgtagcccaccaggttcctccatccgtgggattttacaggcaagaatactggagtgggttgccatttccctctccaggggatcttcctgatccagggatcaaacctgggtttcctgcattgcaggcagattctttactgtctgaaccaccaggaaatcccaacTTACCAAAAGTTCATAGTTAAAATAGAACATATTCCCCAATGATCAGTGACTAtgatcatttcatttcttttatcacTTTTCATTGATTTAAATATGACTTTGCCAAAATAAATACTAGGATTTGGTTTTTTTTAGAGTCTCTGAAATAAATGAACCCTTATTGTTTATAGCTCAGGGCCTGAAGCCCTTGtagctcagggcttcccttgtagcaaagtcggtaaagaatctcccagcaatgtaggagacctgggttcgattcctgggtgggaagatcccctggagaaggaaatggcaacccactccagtattcttgcctggagaatcccatggacagaggagcctggtgggctacagtccatggggtcgcaagggtagggcacaacttagcaactaaaccaccaccaccattgtttatagaaaaaaaaagaattattgtaATGATTGGCTATTGCAGTAGTATTTGGGAATCCAGAGAAAATTATCAAACATTTCGAGTGGTTTGCTAGTATTCTCTTTCTTGTGAGCTTTATTGCCAAAATCAGTACTTTGCTTTGTTGCTCTTGGCTGTGCtgcaaggcatgcaggatcttagttccctgaccagggatcgaacccgtgcccaaAGCAGTGGAatcatggaatcctaaccactggaccgccagggaagtccttcacttCCTTAGCAATGAAATCCCCCCCAGTTCCAGGCGATGACGCTGACTATCTTTCTGATGTATATTGTCCTCTGTTAAATGTCTTTTTATCCCCAGCTAATTTTGAGGTGGTTTAAGGATGGAGACTGTGTTTTGTACATACTTTGATTCTCAGGCGGCTGAACTACAGTGACTACCCATCAGTTTCATGATAATTAAGAAGACAGCTTGTCACCAGTCATCCAACTTATTCCAGTGTCTTTGTTTCCAGCCTTTCGTCATCCACGACATGGAGACGCTGTGTATGGCCGAGAAGACGCTGGTGGCCAAGCTGGTGGCCAACGGCATCCAGAACAAGGAGGCGGAAGTCCGCATTTTCCACTGCTGCCAGTGCACGTCCGTGGAGACCGTCACCGAGCTCACGGAGTTTGCCAAGTCCATCCCTGGGTTTGCAAACTTGGACTTGAATGACCAAGTCACTCTGCTGAAGTATGGAGTTTACGAAGCCATATTTGCGATGCTGTCTTCTGTGATGAATAAAGACGGGATGTTGGTAGCCTACGGGAATGGCTTCATAACCCGTGAATTCCTTAAAAGCCTAAGAAAACCCTTCTGTGATATCATGGAACCCAAGTTCGACTTTGCAATGAAGTTCAATGCACTGGAGCTGGACGACAGTGATATTTCCCTCTTTGTGGCTGCTATCATTTGCTGTGGAGGTAAGTTGCTGATTTCGCATCGGTGCCAGGGCACTTACGGCCTCCTGTCTCGAGAACCCAGCAGCGGTAAATCCGATGTGAGTGGCATGGAGCCACcgctgggggcaggtggggagggcgTCCGAACTCCCACAGTGACACTGACCAGGATTCAGTGAGAATGAGATCTGTGTCGGATCATATGGTAGCAAAGGTAATTTCTCCAGTTTCAgagctttaactttttatttttaacaattctCATTTTATACTGGAGTGTAAGTGGCTTACActgctgttagtttcaggtgtatacaCGTAcgtctgttctttttcagattactttCCCATTTAGGTGGTTACAGAATAAGAGTCCCCTGTGCCGCACAGGAGGTCTctgttgattattttatgtatGGCAGTGTCTTCATGTTACTTTATATAAAACACATTATCCACCTAccaaacaggagatgtgggttcaatccctgggtcaggaaggtcccacagagaaggaaatggcaacccagaggagcctcttgggctacagttcacggggtcacagaagaACTGGGCATGGCCGAGTGGTTGAGTGACAAGACAACAGCACATTTGTAAAGTAGTGATATGTCCCATTTGTAACtacagaaatacatattttatttataacaggATGTAATATAtcagggctttcttggtggctcagacagcaaagagtccgccagcaatgcaggagacctgggtttgatccctgggtcaggaagtaataaaatatatcagGTGgcattttcctggtggctcagctgtgaaGAATCcatttgtcaatgcaggagatgcaggtttgatccctcggttgggaagatccctggagaaggaaatggcaacccactccagtattcttgcctggaaaatcctatggacagaggagcctggcgggctacagtccacggggttgcaaagagtcgggcgtgactgagcgactaaacaacaaaatatattaGGGATCGTTAATATTTAGTGATATTTCTTCTTatcacgggcttcccttgtggctcagctggtaaagaatccgcctgcaatgtgggagacctgggttttatccctgggttgggaagatcccctggagaaggaaaaggctacccactccagtattctggcctggagaattccatggactatagagtccatggggtcgtaaggagtcggacacgactaagtgactttcactttcattacatCATACCCACTATTATATATCAGATATAATTGTAGTAATATTACAATGTATATGTGTTATAATAACACCATCATATTCAGTCAGCCCTCCATACTCATCTGCACCTGCAGAGTCAACCGTGGATGGAaaacatgcagaaaaaaaaattccagaaggttccaaaaaacaaaacttcaatttGCCACACACTGGCAACTGTTTGTATACTGTTCACGCTGCCTGAGGCATTACAGGTGATCTAGAGGTGATGCAATATGTTTGGGAGGATGTGCACGGGTTACATGCCGTTTTGTGTCAGGGGCTTGAGCTTTTGTGGCTTtgggtgtttcagttcagttcagtctctcagtcgtgtccgactctttgcgaccccatgaaccgcagcacgccaggccgccctgtccatcaccaactcccggagcttgctcaaactcatgtccattgagtccgtaatgccatccaaccatctcatcctctgttgtcccctcctcctcccgccctcaatctttcccagcatcagggtcttttcaaatgagtcagctctttgcttcaggtggccaaagtattggagtttcagcttcaacatcagtccttccaatgaacacccaggactgatctcctttaggatggactggttggaaatcctagcagtccaagggactctcaaggggtCCTGGAACAATCTGCACAGATACTGTGGGATGACCGTGTTATAACTGTTATCATAATCTTGTATCCACGTTGCAGACAGTATTCTATAAAGTGCCACATGGATGTTAGTCCAGTTGCTGTCTGTATTGGTGTACTTATGCAATTTCATAATGAAAAACATAAGCAGTTAGCTAACAGGTATGACTGCACAGTATGCTTTGCCAGAGGAAATGGATTCCAGTGAAGGAAAACCTGGGCCTCTGTATGGGGAGCTGGCTCTGCAGATTTTTGGCTCAGCCTTACGTTCCTTTAAATAGCCCTGTCCTGGGTCTAAGAAGGTCATCCCTCTACTGTACTCGGCTGACCCAACCCAGCCACAAGGGAGAGCCACGGGGCCACTGCTGCCTGAAGCTGTAGTGCCCCCGTGAGTCCCTCACTCGCAGAATTGAGGCTGGCCGCAGTGGCCCCAACTCCAGACACGGAGCTGGATGAGGTCTGTCCCTTTGGCCATCTAGCTGGGCACAGTCAGTGGAGGTAAAATGCACTGAGTGGCAGGGCAACCGTATGTAATCTGCCACCGTCCTTTGCATGCTCAAGAGGCAGTGTGGTGGGGAAAGTGATGCATGACTGTTTATATAAGTAGTGTGACCAcagttttataaaagaaattataatcaGATCAGAAAAATATCTGGTGAGACATATATGAAATCTGTATGATGGGGCTACAATTATGAAGTGGGATTCACTTATTACTCTTTTAAAACTTCTCTCTTTAAAAacctaatatttattttacaatccacccccctccaaaaaaatgaTAAGTCCACATTGTGAGCAACACTTCTGAAAATCATAGTGATGTGTGGGATTCTAAAGAGAGCACTGCCTGTTGAGTATGCATGGCGGGGGCTGATCTTTCTGGATCAAGGGAAGGATGCATGGTCTGAGCTGTCCCCGGTGCCTGGTCCCCGTGTCTGAGCCAACCTGGGGAGGTCACCTGGTGTCCACCCCACTTTTCCTGGTCCAAGCCTCACACGTCCCCTCTCCAGGTGTCCTCAGCCCCCTCTCCAGCCTGTATCCATCCCCTCATTCCTTTCTGGCTCCACCTACTTTTTGTCTGATTTATATTAGAAggtgggcttctcagatggcacagtggtaaagaatttgcctgctaatgcaagaaacatgagacacgggttcaagCCCTAGGTCAGGAAcaccccctggggaaggaaatggtaacccactccagtaatcttgcctgggaaatcccatggacagaggagcctggcgggctacagtccatggggttgcaaagagttggacgcgactgagcacacacactcacacactcagaaGGTACCTGTAACGGTGCTCTATACCACATTAAACCTATGTGGAGCATAATCACACTCCTTAAATGTTGTTGAAACGGAGCACCTAAGAAGATGTAGGAAGAAGGGTGTTGTTTTCCATATTAGGCGCAAGTAGCCTGTGTGTATAGCTGCTACTCCTAATGTTGTGGGAGTTTCCCCCTGACAGGCGGTCATCGGATAAACTCTAGATGAAGCAGCCACCCTGTACGGTAGCCAGTGGTTTTCAGGTCACAGAAATACTGAGAGGGACCTCCTttgtggtccagcagctaaggcTCCTCGAGGCCAGTGGAGAGGGCCCAGGATCGATCccagatcagggaactagatcccacatgtcccagtgaagatggaagatcccatgAGCTGCAGGCACGACCTggtacaaccaaataaataaaatacattttaaaaaagaaaagaaatacttaggaatgagTATTCCTcctgtccggagaaggcaatggcaacccactccagtactcttgcctggaaaatcccatggacggaggagcctggtaggctgcagtccgtggggtcgctaagagtcagacatgactgagcgacttcactttcacttttcactttcatgcattggagaaggaaatggcaacccactccagtgttcctgcctggagaatcccagggacgggggagcctggtgggctgccgtctctggggtcgcacagagtcggacacgactgaagcgacttagcagtagcagcattcctCCTGTCTGTCCCAGGCCCAGCGATTTGGGGAAAATGTAGCTCTGTCTTCTACGCAAGTGGACCGTGTGTAAAGGCAGCTGAGCTTTGGGTAAGAAAGGCAGGGTCCAGTCAGGATGTTTGGTTTCTCAGACTTGAAGACTGTTCCTTGGCGTTACCGTGCGGTTACCCCACTCacacctctctcctctctcctgaggGTAGATCGGCCTGGCCTCCTAAATGTAGGACACATTGAGAAAATGCAGGAGGGTATTGTGCACGTGCTCAAACTCCACCTACAGAACAACCATCCTGACGACGTCTTCCTCTTCCCAAAACTCCTGCAAAAGATGGCAGACCTGCGGCAGCTGGTCACGGAGCACGCACAGCTGGTGCAGGTGATCAAGAAGACGGAGTCGGACGCCGCCCTGCACCCGCTGCTGCAGGAGATCTACAGGGACATGTACTGACGATCCAGACGCGAGCGCGGAAAAGAGGCTTCTCTCGGGTTTTTAGAGGCGGCGGCACTACAGAGAGACAGGAGCAATGCAGCTTTGCACAAATATCCACCATGGAAACCTTGGAACAACGGGAGGTATACTGCCTAGGTAACCGGAAGGCTACTCCACGTTTCTTTTTTGTAACCACTTCTGAGAGCAATGCAGAGTCTTGAGATGCTGGTGAGAAGCAGCTACTAATCAGGACTTGGGAAATGAGGGGTAATGGTGTTCAGCGGTCTGATTTTTAATGTGCCTGATGTGAATCAATGCAGATTTCTTTATATCGTGTTAGGAATTTACCAGTGAATTAACCTCAGAATACGTGGTCTGTCTTCCCTTTTTACCGCTTTTTGACTGTTGTgctcttttataattttgaaaactaatcagcactttttaatttttataatcctGTAAACATAGATGTCTCCAAAGTATTTTAAGAGCAGCGAAATATTTATTTGGAAGACTTTGGTTCTGTTTCCTGAATTCTAAGAAAGACAACGTGCTATTTTTGAATCACAGGATTTAGAATGTCAAAGAATGATTTCAATAAGCTTGTTGAAATGCATCGGCTGTTTCGGTTCAGTTTGCTGTTTTGTGGCTGTAAGTAGTATGTGGAAAAGCCTGTTCCCAGGCGCGTGTAGAAGATTCCAGAAAGCCGTGTCTCGAGGCCCCTCTGGACTCGATCCCCTCCCTGTGTTAAGCTAGCACCTGCGGTCAGCAGGAAGAACAGGGACTGAAGTGTGGTCCACTTCCCATTCCTCTCGGCTCGACTCCCTGTCAAATCTGAATCTACCGAGCCGAGCTGTTTGGGGGCCAGGGTCGCGTCTCCAGGGGCAAACTGACAAGTTATTTATAAATCTTGCTCCAGGCCCCCTCTGTCAAGGCAGCTCCTTGGTCTTTTTCTGTGTTGCTTTTCTAAATATgcagctttgtttctttttaacccCTGTTGGTGGCAGCTGCTCCCTAGGGTGGAGAGGACAAAGCACCTGTGACTGTATAGCATGGGGGTGGGGCCGGGGGTCTCGCCTGGAGAGTGGgccagggtggggcagggtggggggatgAAATGGTTTCATTTGGTCTCAGGATTCACAACAGGTGGTTTTTGCAAGGATTTCAAGAGTTGTCTCCTTTTCCAGCTACATATATAAGGTGGTTTTACCAAAATCTACAAGGTCTGATTCAGCCTTAAAGTCGAGTTTCCAACCTCAGTCCAGTTTGGAGACGCTGTGGATTATGGTTCTTGTCTAGAGCACGTGGTCCTGTCCACCACTTGGATTAACTGTCCGTCAGAGAGCTGTCAGagtgcctccccaccccccagccggTTCAGCCCCTGGACGCCTCCTGGGCCGGCAGCACTTTCGATCCTTAATGACCCTCCCCCCTCTGTCTTTAGGACATTTGGTCCTATAAGGTCATTATTATCTGCTGTTAAAGAATGGCTAGGACTGAATTTGAAAAAGTCTCCAAGatcagctgctgctactgctgctaagttgcttcagtcgtgtccaactctatgcgaccccatagatggcagcccaccaggctcccccatccctgggattctccaggcaagaatactggagtgggttgccatttccttctccaccaagaCCAGCATTATCATACAAAAAACTGAgacttcagcttaaaaaaaaaccaagccTCACAATTAGGACATCTTTGTACACATTACACATTCGGtgatgcttttatcttttaatttttttaagatgcaATCAAAGGGCCTGCTGGAGACAAATGACAGCATTTCCGCTTTAGAACTGACGCCAGTCAGGGGTCACCCTAAGTCAGAAAGGAGGTAAGCTCTTAGTCACAGGTGCACCCGTGTCCCCGTTCTTTCCTAAGATGGGAACTCCCTGGGCTGACGAGCCTGGAGGCCTGTGGCTCGTGCGAGGTCTTGGGGTCACGGGCTGGATCCTGTGCGTGTGCTGCCTCTCGCTCTAGTGTTTTCGGGTCTAGTCACATAGACACGGCTTTGGAAAGCGAGGCTCAAGACTCAGGCTTTCGGAAGACCTGCAGGTTCTGTTTAGATTCTCATGGGACCTATCTGAAACAGTTCCCAGCTCACGCTTGCCACTGAACAGGCTAACTGCATCCACGGTGTCAGCGAGCGTCTGGTCCTCTTGGGGTCCagccagaccaccagggaagcccgtggtgAAGCCACAGAGGACCTTGGCCTGAAAGCAACCTGACATTGTTCACTTGTTAATAGGAAGAAATTCACTTGAAATAACAGAGCCACTCATTGCCACTCAGAACGTCTGGGGTCACACAATCCAAGACTTCTCCGAGCACTGATAGTCAGATGACGGACGGGTTATTCGCCAGTTTAGTAGATGGTAGTGCTTCACACAGGAGCTACTGAAGAAGCACACTTCTTGCTTGTGAGGCTTTAGCAGACATCAGCGCAAGGTCCAGTGGAAGCAGGTTCCAGAAACCTCAGATGACGAGTGGAGAGCCAGCCGCCCGCGGTGCTGGGTGCAGGTCATGGCGGGACCCCTTTTCACCACCTTGATCTGCTCTTAAGCCACTGTTAAAACCTGGTTCTTCGTTCCCTCACTTACCACCAAGTGCCAGACTCCCCAGAGGCCACAGACTACTGGCGGCTTTTGTCTGGACAGGTGGACCATGGGGCTCCTCCGGGCCGCTCTGCTGCCGCCCAGTggccctcctctctgcctcctgggcATTTCTGGTTGGGGGTTCCACGGGCTCACTTCTGCCCCCGCCACACTGCGAGAAGTCTGAGGGCTGCACGCGTGGATGCTGCCTCCCTGATGTCCAGTGTCAGAGGAGCAGTTTGACGACAGCCCTGCCCGCTGTCCGCCTGGCCCCCGGGAACCCTGTGACCTCTACACAGCTCTCTGGGGAGAGGGGCTCAAAGCATCTTCCCAAAGAGGATACACACACAGGCGTCAACAGTGACTGTGAATCGAAGGGAAAGAATTCCAGAACGCCTGAGAGTCGGCCCTGTTAAAGTGAGCCCTTCCTTCCAATTTAAGAGCACAGAACGCAGCAGCCTACAATCTGAGCAGAAGCTCCAGGCACAGGTAGGGCCCTTGGTTGGATGATTGATGATGAGAAAGCTATTAATTGAGCAGCTACTGTTTCCCCAAATCTGCAGCTGGACAGCCACGTCGATAGGGCCGTCAGGAGCCTCTGTCAAATCTAAGGTCCATGGAGCACTAGGGCCTTCGGGGCGTTCCTAGTCAGACCATCTGTGAGCAGGGCTCAGAGACTGTGTGCCCACCTCTGCTGTGTGCACCCTGAGACACGGAAGCCTATGtggatttttaaaggaaattttatcGTTTAAAGGGAGCCTTGGAAATTCCccggtggcccaggggttaggacttcgcACCTTTGCTGCCGAGGGCCCAGGTGACTGGCCCACGCAGGGCCTCCCTCTTCACCTGCTGGCCGAGGGGGATCCTGCTCAGAGGGAGATTCTGCAGGCGAGGGCAGAGAGGCGTCTCTGTGCAAGCCTTCGTCAGCGCGGCCTCTGCCCCCGTCGCACCTGAGCCCCTCTGTGCCTGGCTCCTTCCAAGCCACCGTGACACCAGGCGCATTTTGATGGCTCGCGGCCAGATGCACGACAGAGGGCTTTTTTTGTCTTGACCCAATGACCACACTCGTCTCTGGAATGTCTTAAAAAGTCCTGTTTAAATATAAGTCCATTGTTTCAACCAGGGAGTCAGGTACTTCCAGCTAAGACCAACTTGGCCACTGGCCTGGCCTTCAGTAGGGGCTTCCAGGGACCCTGGAAAACCAGTCACCTCAAAGTGCCTCTTCAACCCGCACGGCTTCCAAAACGCGGGTCCTGCGAGGAAGACATGCAGGTGCTCCTGGCTCCCCACCTGCGCCGTCAGCGCAGGCTCTGGTGCCACTTCCAGGCCTCAGACTCTCGAGGGGGTCGGACTGTGTCATCCCACCTTTGAGTGGAAACACCGGGCTCGGAAGGACTGCCTGGACGTGCGGATTGGGCCCCGGGTGTGGCTTGCTTCCACTCTCCCGCCCCTGCATTTAAGGCAGGTGAGGGTGCTTCAGAGTGGTCCCTGTGGTTGAGTCTGGTCCCCTGGCTGCACATGTTCCCGGAGGGGTCGCTTGCTCTTTAAGTTCACAACAGCCATGTCGATTCAAGAGAGGCAAGGAAACTGCACTGTCCCTAGATGTCACAAACTAGACTGCTGCCACTAACTGAGGGCTGAACTATCAAGAGGTGTCCAGGGAGGGTTTTCACAGCGCTGTTGCTGCAGGCACTGGACTATATCTGCATTTGTTCTTAAGTCTTGGTCCAAGCAGGCTTATGGGGCTCCTCTGGGATGACAGATTCTCGGCAATGAAATCTCTGCCTGGAGTGGTCAGCTAAGGGGACTCCTGCCTTAGCTCTCCAGAAGGCACGGCCCGCCTGCGGCAGGGAGGCTCTGCGGACAGCCCCGCTGGGAGGAGCGGACTGAGGCCCGCGTGAAATCTCCCTGAGGGCTGGTGGGGAATGCCAACCAGCCGGCCGCATGCTGCCGACTGCGCCCCACCACCTGCGCATGCGCCCCCTTCCCAGGGCTAGGACTTTACCGGGGGCACACTTTCCTCTGGGGAACTTCTCTCTAGGAAGATCCGAGATTAGGCTCCAAAGGTTGAGGTCTGAGTGTTGGCTGAGATTTACATCTATTTTTAGGCACCATTTTTCAGCACAATTAGGAAAATGGTCATCAACCCTCAGCCAGGGACACACACTAGAGTGAAAACAAGGGCAGCAGCTTGGTCTGACTGGGATACAGGAGGCCCTCCTACTCCTCTGGGGACTGCCGGACGAATTAAAGTGTGGTACTGGAAGTgctctaagggaaaaaaagaccacGCGTCTTCAAATTCATTTGAAGAGCTAAATAACACTTTCCATGATGCTGTTTGTGTGGGGTGTGGCAGATTCCTACTGTATTCCCGTAGAGTGGGCTGCTATGGGTGCGGCCCACTTATTAGAACAGAGAGGCCGCTGCCCGAGGCTCACTTCCACACGCCTTTTCCTGGCTTGAGGCGCCCAGACTCCTCAGATCTAGACTGTCTGCTTCTCAGAATTTCAGTGAGGCGGGAGAAGTATAACCCCCCTGGGGAAGAGGGGGCCACATGATGTGGTTCAGCTGGAAGACACGCAGCCACATGCTTCTGGGATCCTCTGCACAGAACGGACCACACTGCATCCACGCCAAGGTCACATctcgactgagcaactcataACATCAAGGACCTCGGGGGCCCTGTGGCTGTTAAATGcattatttggaaaaaaacaaaaattgaagaaATACCAATTTTTTCACATTGCAAAACAGCAAACTGAGACCTGGGTCaggttttttcatttgaaaatgtgtttGCTAGTTTGGGTCAAATGTGAACAGCTTCCCTGTTTCCCCCAGAGAAGGTAACACAGCAGCCGCCTCCTCTCTTGCCTCCCCCCACCACTGCCACCCCCAGCGGCGTGACCAGCGTAGCATTGCATCGTGCCAGCCGGAGTGCAGACAAGACCCCAccaccagccctgcctcctgggaCAGAAGGTGGGGGCCACGGGCTGAGAAGCCCTGGAGACGAGTAGCTGATCTTTTCCAAGAAAAATCATTCGCTTTGGGGAAGTTTCTTCTTAAAGGCGTGGATGGTCTGGTCCTTGTTTCAGGCCTAAAGAACAACGTACCTCACGTGAGATGATGCCACTCACTGTCCTGCAGTCACAGTATTTGTATTTgagaatcactttttttttctacacTGTATGGTAAAAGGAACTATGTTAATAGCTATATCTTAAATACTGTGATTTGAGTTTTTTAAATCCTAATATTTTACTAACCAACAATCATGTGTCTAACAACAAACATTGGGATCCTTCTGAAATCAGTGTGAACTGATGTATACTGTTTAGTAGCTTGGCTCTTGGACCTgctggaaacacaaaaaaagctGAAACGTCACAAGAGAAATACACCCGCATGCGCACACAGGCCCGCCCCTCcccagacaccacacacacacacacacacacgcacgcacgcacgcacgcacacacacgtctgagctttccttctctcctgagccatctggaatttatttcccTGTAAATCTGTTCTCTTCGTCTTTCACACATGAGCAGCACAGGCAAGCCTGTCTATCTATCAGCAAGGCAGACCCAGGTTAGAAGCCACCAATTTCACGCAAGCAGGGTCGGTCCCGCTGGAGACCCGGAACTTCTCCTATGTAGTAAGCAGCTGTCTGCTCTTCAGGGAATTACTACCTGGGGATTGTTACCAAAGAGCTCTGCAATCTGAGAGATGCTGAGACAGGGACTCTCACCGGCTGCTCCTCTGGCAGCCTCCAGCGGAAGCCACAGATCCCGTGAATCTCCCAGGCAACCTGTTCCAAACCCAGGCGGGCCTCTTCCTGACGCGTGTCTGTGCCTGGGGTACACAGGGCATAGAGGAAGCCTTTGCCAGACATGCGGC
Above is a genomic segment from Bos indicus isolate NIAB-ARS_2022 breed Sahiwal x Tharparkar chromosome 5, NIAB-ARS_B.indTharparkar_mat_pri_1.0, whole genome shotgun sequence containing:
- the PPARA gene encoding peroxisome proliferator-activated receptor alpha isoform X2, which translates into the protein MWCICRFNGISLSHYKKEVIFHFSQPFGATWMQLEIFILNTLSPASSPSSVSYPAVPGSAEESSSIALNIECRICGDKASGYHYGVHACEGCKGFFRRTIRLKLVYDKCDRSCKIQKKNRNKCQYCRFHKCLSVGMSHNAIRFGRMPRSEKAKLKAEILTCEHDLEDSETADLKSLAKRIYEAYLKNFNMNKIKARVILAGKTNNNPPFVIHDMETLCMAEKTLVAKLVANGIQNKEAEVRIFHCCQCTSVETVTELTEFAKSIPGFANLDLNDQVTLLKYGVYEAIFAMLSSVMNKDGMLVAYGNGFITREFLKSLRKPFCDIMEPKFDFAMKFNALELDDSDISLFVAAIICCGDRPGLLNVGHIEKMQEGIVHVLKLHLQNNHPDDVFLFPKLLQKMADLRQLVTEHAQLVQVIKKTESDAALHPLLQEIYRDMY